Part of the Paenibacillus sp. JNUCC32 genome is shown below.
GTATTAAATGTCGTCAATCAGAGCAAAATGCGTGGAGAGGACGTTCGGACGGAAGCGATAGCCCGGGGCTTTCAGGAATCCGTCGTGGAGGTGCTTGTGGAGAAGGCGGTTCGCGCGGTCAAAGCATACGATGCCAAACAGCTGCTGCTGTGCGGGGGCGTAGCCGCCAATCGCGGACTTCGTCAAGCATTGTCCGAGCGGTGCGGGCAGGAAGGAATCCCGCTGACGATCCCGCCATTTCAATATTGCACCGATAACGGAGCGATGATTGCGGCCGCGGCGCATTTGAAATGGAAGCGGGAGAGCTTTACGCCGCTGGATATGAAGGCTGATCCGCAAATGTCGCTGGAATTTTGGGCTGAACATTAAGCTAAAGCTTCTTGACACGTCTCTGTCCAGAACGTATAATCATGATCAAATTCCAGAATGTTGAAACGCAAAGAACAGGACCAGTAAGGTGAACCTTGGATGAAGAGAGCTGCGGGACGGTGCAACGCAGACGACAGGAGCCTGAACTCACCTGGGAGCGGAGCAGGGGAACCTCGCGCAATGAAATGCCTCTAAGGCAGAGATGACATTGCGGAGCTTGACCTTGCTACGGGATGGCCTCCGTGAGAACGGCTGCGCACAAATCCTTTGTGATTTGGCGCTGGAGGGGGCTTTAAGGTCCGGGTTTGCAATGACCTAGGATTTAAAGTCAACAAGAGTGGTACCGCGATAGGATAGCCTGTCGTCTCTTGCATAAGAGATGGCAGGCTTTTTTGCATGGTGAGGCAGCGGGAACTCGGATCAGGCAGAAGGCGTATAACAACGAAGAAGTGCTTAAAGAGTTAAAGATACCCGGTAAAGGGAGCCGGATATCAGGAAGCTTTTGCATAACAGCATATCGTATAAACGCGATGAACGGGAGCAGTAGAAGGGAGCTGTCTACAGAGAGCTGCGGTTTTGGTGCAACGCAGCGGCAGCAAGCTTCGAATCTCGCCCGGGAGCGGAAGAGGGAACGTCTGCAGGTCGGATGATTTGATCGATCCGGATCGAATGCCAAGAATGCAGATAGGACTCTCTTACGGCGTTCCTCCGTCATCGGGAAGTCCATTCTCTTCATGACCCGGCCGGCATGAGGAGATCATGGACGGTGAGTGGACACGTGCGTGCGTCAGCATCGCTGAACAGCATGGCGTGTCAATTAGAGTGGTACCACGGAGGGTCTTTAGCCCGTCGTCTCTTATGATATAAGAGATGGCGGGCTATTTTGCTGCCGGCAGCAGCAGGGTGGGAAGCGGACGCAAGTCGACGTGCGGACGTGCATTGAACATAACCAGTTGGATAGAACAACGGAATCCAATCGAATGAAAATCAGGGTTGTACCCTAACGAAGGAGGAATATCGGAAGATGAATGAATCCAAGAGAACGATCCGAATTTTCGATACGACATTGCGGGACGGAGAACAGGCACCAGGGGCAAGTCTCCAGCCCGAGCAGAAGATGGTGCTGGCCGGAAAGCTGGCGGAATTGGGCGTTGACGTGATGGAGCCCGGGTTTCCGGTGTCCAGTCCCGGAGAGTTCGCCGCTGTGCAGGCCATTTCAAGGCAGCTGCAGCAGGTGGAGATTTGCGGGTTCGCGCGAGCGGTGAAAGGGGATATTGATGCGGCCGTCAAGGCAACCCAGGATGCGGCGAGAAGGCGGATTCACCTGTTTATTTCCTCTTCCGACATCCATCTTCGCCACCAGCTGCGCATGAGCCGTCCGGAAGTCGTGGCAAGGGCGCGTGAAATGACGGCTTATGCGAGGCAATTCAGCGATGTGGTGGAATTCACGGCGATGGATGCTTCCCGAACGGGCATCGACGACCTGATCGAGATGGTGGAGGCCGTTATCGAAGAGGGAGCCACGATCATCAATCTGCCGGATACGGTCGGATATGCGCTTCCGAACGAATACGGCGAGATGTTCCGGCGCGTGCGGGAAGGCGCCCGAGGCGGGAAGAGGGTCGCCTACAGTGCCCACTGCCATAACGATCTCGGTCTAGCCGTGGCCAACAGCCTGGCCGCGATCGAGAACGGCGCGAGTCAAATTGAGGTCACCGTGAACGGGGTGGGCGAACGTACAGGCAACTGCGCGCTGGAAGAGCTTGTCATGGCTCTATCTACCCGGGGTGACATGCTGCGGGCAGAGACGGGCATTACGGCCGAGAAGCTGTACGAGGTATCCCGCCTCGTCAGCGGTGCGATGCATTTTCCGATCGCCTTCAATAAGCCCGTGGTCGGCCGGAACGCCTTCCAGCATGAATCCGGCATTCACCAGGACGGTCTTCTGAAGGATCGTAGCACCTACGAGATTATGGATCCGGAGAAGCTGGGCATTCCGCGAAGCATGATCGTACTGGGCAAGCACTCCGGCCGCCATGCCCTGAAGGACCGCTTGGCCCGTTACGGTGTCCGGCTCGAGGGAGCCGAGATGGAATCCCTGTACGATACCTTCAAGGAAACGGCTGACCGTCAAAAGGTGGTCAGCGATGATCAGCTGCTGCAGATGGTCAGCCGCACATTGGGCAAGCCGGCACAGGTGTACGAACTGTCCGAGGCGCAGGTCATTTCCGGCACGGGAAGCAGCAGGGTTGCCGCGGTTACGCTGCGCCAATTGAGCGAGCAGACGGAAGCCACCTACTCCAGCGTGGCGGACGGTCCCGTGCAAGCCGTCATATCGGCGATCAGCCAAGGAATCAGCAGCGACATCCGGTTTGGCGATCTGGAGCTGCATTCTTTAAGCAGCGGCGAGGACGCGCATGCCGAAGCGGCGGTAACGGTGGAGAAGGCCGGCAAGATCTTCCGCGGCACGGCCGTGCACCAGGATATCGTCATGGCCGCAGGCTTGGCATACGTTGCGGCATGCAACTCGGCGTTAATGTCGGTTTAGGCATCGAAGCGATTAAGGGACCTCAGCTGCTTACATTTACTTAGATTGGCACAAGCGACCTTCAACCCGAACGGGGAAGGTCGCTTTTTTCCAAAATAATAAAAGGTAGGCCCTATATAGGAGCTAAATATATAGAACATCAAACTCTGTCAAGTTGTGAACAACGTTATCCACATATTCGCCAAAAAATGTGCATAACCGAGAAAAATGTCGATAAATCGGTCTTTTGCAAGACGCTGAAAAGAGGGGACAGGATTTTCAAATTTCCCGGTGGAAACTGTGGATAATGTGAATAACTTAGTGGATAAAGCTGGATATAGGACCGGGGATCCGCGTATAACAACAAAAAAATGGCCATTTCGGCCATTTTCATGATAAACTTATGCACCATTCCTGGGGATAAGTTTGTGTATAAACGTAAATCTTCATTTGAAACACTTTTGTGAATTTTTTAGGCTTCCAGCAATGACTCCCATTCGGCAAATATTTGCTCAAGCTGACTCTTTTTCTCCTCTAACGACTGCTGCCGTTCTTGGAGCGCCATATAATCCTGATAGATCTCCGGCAAGGTCATTTCGGTTTCCAATTGGGTAATGTCCGATTCCAGGACATGAATTTGCTCCTCCAAGCTGGCAAGCCTGCGCTGACGGTTTCGTTCCTCCCGTTTCGCCTGCTTCTCGGCTTCGAAGGAAACGGCCCCTTGCTTCTCAGGCAGAGCCTCGGCTTTCCCTTCCTGTTTCAGGGTGTGGCGGGCAAACGGCTCGGATGGCTCGTTGTCCATATCAAGAATTTCCTGCTTTTTCTCCGTATAGTCGTCATAATTACCCAGGAAATGTTGAATGCCGTCCGGATGAAGCTCGATGATGCGTTCCGCCATTTTATTAAGGAAGTAACGGTCATGGGATATGAACAATAAAGTGCCCTCGTAATCCATGAGTGCCGATTCCAGCACCTCTTTCGCAAACAAGTCAAGATGGTTCGTCGGTTCGTCCAAGATGAGCATGTTGGCTTCCAGAAGCATGAGCTTGGCAAGCGAGACGCGTGCTTTTTCCCCGCCGCTTAAGGAGCTGATCTTCTTGAGGACATCTTCGCCGCTGAAGAGGAAATTGCCCAGAACGGTACGAATGCGGGCTTCCTCCATATGCGGATAGGTGCCCCACAGCTCTTCCAGGACGGTGTTGCTTGGGTTCAGCTCGGATTGCTCCTGATCGTAATAGCCGATCTTCACTTTTGTACCCCATTGCAGCGACCCCGCCGTAGGCTTCATGGTACCGATCAAGCATTTCAGGAGCGTCGATTTGCCCACCCCGTTGGGTCCGATCAAAGCTACGGTTTCCCCGCGGCTGAGATCAAAGGAAACTTGCCGAAACAGCGGTTTGTCCTGCTCGAACGCAAGCGACAGATCACGTACGTGAAGGACGTCTTTCCCTGACATATACTCGGCTTCAAAAGAAAAATGAGCTTTCTTGAGATCGCCCAGCGGTTTGTCGAGCCGCTCCATTTTATCCAGCGCTTTGCGGCGGCTCTGCGCACGCTTGGTCGTAGAGGCCCGTACCAGGTTTCGCTGAATGAAGTTCTCCATGCGGGAGATCTCGTCCTGCTGCTTCTCGTATTGCTTCAGCTGGGATTCGTATTCGGCTGCTTTCAGCTCAATATACCGGCTGTAGTTGCCGGTATATTTTTTGGAATGGCGGCGTTCGATCTCCACGATGGTGGTCACGAGCCGATCCAGGAAATACCGGTCATGGGATACGACGAGCAGCGAGCCGGAATAACCGCGCAAATAATCCTCCAGCCAGGTGAGGGTTGCGATATCCAGATGGTTGGTCGGTTCGTCCAGCATCAGCAGGTCGGGTGCCTGCAGCAGTATTTTTGCAAGGGCCAGCCTTGTCTTCTGCCCGCCGCTTAACGTGGCAATGGACGTATCCGGTGAAAAGCTGCCGAATCCCATGCCGTGCAGCACGCTGCGTATGCGTGTTTCGATCTCATATCCGCCTTGATCCTTGAACCAGTCCGAGCGGACCGCATAACGATCCAGAAGCTCCTGGTATTTCTTCGGATCTTCGCTCGACTTCGGGTCGGCGATTTGCTCCTCCATCTGACGAAGCTCACGCTCCATCTCCAGCAGGGGAGTAAAGACATCCAGCATCTCGTTCCATATGGAGGAATCGGACTGAAGCCCGCTGTTCTGGGCAAGATAACCGACGGTGGTTTCCTTGGCTTTGAAGATTTGTCCGCCATCATAGGACATCTCGCCGGCCAAAATTTTAAGCAGCGTCGATTTCCCGGCTCCATTGACTCCGACGAGGCCGATTCTTTCGCGTTCAAGGACTTGCAGATTGATCCCGTCCAGGACGGGCGTAACGCCATATAATTTCGTAATGCCATTGGCTTGCAGCAGCATGTTATGTGAAACCTCCATCTTTCTATATGATTCTTCCATTAATTCTTCATTATAAGAAAAAACGACTTCCGACGTACATGCTCCGACAGAACGCGCGTAGACGCTGTTTTATGGCAATCTGAATGATCGTGTGCTTTGGAGTTTATGCGTTTCTTCTATCTTAAATTAAGTGTACATGAAAATGACCGAACAATCGACCATGATTGGCGACTTCCGTCATTCTTGGCTAAAGGAAGGAACAGTGGTAAACTAAACTTAATTATAAGCGTGAGAGGAAAGATCACGTGTGAACCCTGAGGAAGATTTGAAGCGGGCATCCGCAAAAGCCGCCCTGCGCAAAACGATGGCATTGCGAAGGGACGAGTTATCAGAGGAAGAGCGGGCCAAGCGGTCGAAGCAAGCCTGCGCGTTTGCTGCGGAGGTCATGGACCGTCTCCATCTTCAGAGCATGATGATTTATGTTCCCTTTCGCTCCGAGCTGGATTCCCGGCCTCTTATCGAATGGGCATGGAAACAGGGGATCCAGGTTATCGTTCCACGGAGCTTGACCCAAGACCGTTCGATGGAATTGTATAAGCTTCAGGCATGGGACGAGCTGGTTTCCGGCGCTTACGGCATTTCGGAGCCTGATCCGTTGCGGTCGCAAAAATGGAATCATCCGGGACCGGATATCGTCTGGGTCCCCGGGCTTGCGTTTGACAGAATGGGCGGAAGGCTTGGATACGGAAGCGGTTATTATGACCGGCTGTCGGACAGGCTTAACCAGGGAGCACAAGCCAACGCTCGTCGGATCAAGAAGCCCTTGTGGGTGGGGATCGGTTACGAGGTTCAGGTCTTGGAACAAGTTCCTATGGAAGAACATGATAGGGTATTGGACGGTTTGGTTACGGAACAGGGGTATAACGTGAAGACCAGACCTGCAGCGGAGGGATAAGAGATGGAACTGAGTCATTTTAATGACCAAGGCAGAGCACGAATGGTGGATGTCAGTGATAAGGATGTAACCGCCCGGACAGCGGTAGCGAAGACAACGGTCCGTATGCATCCGGATACGCTGGCCCGCATCCAGGAGGGGAAGATCGGCAAGGGAGATGTGCTTGCCGTGGCACAGGTTGCGGCCATTATGGCGGCCAAGAACACGTCGAACTGGATTCCGATGTGTCATCCGCTGCCGTTGACCGGCGTGAACGTGGCGTTCAGCGATAACGCCAAAGACGAGTTATATATAGAAACGACCGTGAAAACCACAGGCAAAACCGGTGTTGAAATGGAAGCTTTGACAGCTGCTTCAGCCGCTGCGCTTACGGTCTATGACATGTGCAAGGCCCTGCAGAAAGACATGATCATCGGCCCTACCCTGCTTGTAAGCAAAACCGGCGGCAAGAGCGGGGATTACATACAAGAAACGACATAGCATAGATACAGGAGATTCGGACGAGTGGGAAGGAGAGAGGGCAGATGGTGTGGAAAACGGCGATCCTGACGGCGAGCGATAAAGGCTCGCGGGGGGAACGCGAGGATACGAGCGCTCAAGTGATCCGGGAATTGGTGGAGGAAGAGCTGAGCGGTGAAATCATCGAATACCGGATCGTACCGGACGAGCAGGACGAAATTATCGCGGCATTGATCGAGCTTACGGATTATTATCAAGTGGACCTTGTCCTCACGACAGGCGGTACGGAGCTGGCGGTGCGGGATGTTACGCCCGAGGCGACCAAGCGGGTCATCGAACGCGAAGTGCCCGGCATTGCGGAAGCGATGCGTGCTACCGTTATGCAGAAGAATCGGAGCGCGATGCTGTTTCGTGGCGTATGCGGCGTCCGCGGCCGTACCTTGATTGTCAATCTCCCGGGCTCTCCCAAAGGCGTGCACGAGAATCTGGCCGCGGTCATGGATCAGCTTCCGGAGGCACTGTTGATGGTAACGGGGCAGTATCGCGAGCAGCTCTAACGAGTACCTTATTAGATAATTATGTAAATAAACTGTCACGTTTCTGGACTGTATATGTGATTTACATTATGGTATGATGGCGGTATATGAGCTTGTTTCACTGCTGGAGTCGGATGATTTTCTTTAGTTAAAAACCTGTTGCAGCTGCAAGGCATGATGGATTAATGTCATCCTGAAGTCCTTTTGAAGGCATTAAGCAGGACGAGGAGGAGAACAGATATGAGTACAATTGGAGTGCCGGGCATTATTTTGCTCGTTATTTTGGCGCTGCTCTTGTTCGGACCGAACAAACTTCCTGAACTGGGACGTGCGGTCGGAAGAACATTCCGTGAGTTTAAGGACGGTGCGCGGGAGATTATCGCTGACGATGCACCGGCGAAGAAGAAAGAAGAGGCTCCCCAGCAAGCCGTTGCCGCTGAGCCAGCCAAGATTGAAGACAAGCGTCTTCCGGAATAGAATTAAAGCAAGGCTTGAAGTCCCTTCCTTCGGGAGGGATTTTGTTTTGTCAGGGTCACATACAGGGTGGTGGTTAACTTGTCGGAGCAAGTGAAAGATATGGCGCTTGTGGAGCATTTGGGCGAGCTTCGCAAACGAATTATAATCGTGCTCGTGGTATTCGTAGCAGGACTGGTCGGGGGGCTTTTCGTTGCGGACCCGATCTATCATTATTTGACGGCGGCCGAAGAAGCCAAGAACTTTGAGCTGCATGCCTTCTCTTTTTGGGATGGCATCGGAATCTACATGAAAATCGCCGCCATTTTCTCGCTCGTCATTTCCGTTCCGCTGATCTTCTATCAGCTCTGGGCGTTCGTTAAGCCGGGGCTGCGCAAAGAAGAACAGAAAGCGGCCATACGTTACGTGCCGTATGCGTTTGTTCTGTTCATCGTCGGGATCACGTTTGGTTATTACATCGTATTTCCGATGACGCTGTCGTTTACCACGGCGATCACGCAGGGCATGGGGCTTCAGGAAACCTACGGCATTACCAATTACTTGAATTTTATGTTCAATCTCGTATTGCCGCTGGCCTTGCTGTTTGAGCTTCCGCTTGTGGTGATGTTCTTGACGAGAATTCGCATTCTGAATCCGCTGCGGCTTCGCAAGATGCGCAAGGTCGCGTATTTCGCGCTGGTCTTTATCGCGGTCGTCATCACGCCGCCGGACTTTATATCGGATTTCCTGGTCACGATTCCGCTGCTGCTTCTATATGAATTCAGCGTGTTTCTGTCTTCCGTGATCTATCGCAAGCAATTAGAGGCGGACATGGAACGGGACAGCCGCTACGTAAGGGCAGACGAAGAGGACTGACCGTATTGTTTTTTGCAAAACAAGAGATCCTTTAAGAATAAAAACAACCCGCAAACTTCACTCCTCGGGAGTATGGTTTGCGGGTTGTTTTTTGTCCAATGAATGATGGATTAGAAATTAGTGTTCATCATTGCCTCAGTCTTCTTTATGGGAATCATGTCATGGCGGCGTCCTAACCTTCATCTTGCGCATATCTCGCCAGAGCCAGCGCTGCGGTTTCTTGCATTCGGGCCTGCAGCGTGCTTCCTTCCACGACTTTCACCCTCAGGCCGAGAAAGCGAATGCGCGAGAGCAGAAATTCGCACTCATCCTCCAAATAGCAGACCTGAATGCGGTAGGTATCGGAAGCTTCATCATAATGCACCGTTTTGTCAAAGCAGGAAAAGGCGTAAAGGATCCGCGACAATTCCCCGTTGTACCGCCGGTGGATTTCAATGATCGCTTGCTTTTTCTGTTTTTCCATCAGCTTTTGCAGCCGTTCCTTTATGCGATCGATCCGGAAGGAGGGGAGCGAAGTCCCTTGTATATATAAAATATGATCGAGTTTCGTGTACATGAGTCCTCTTCGGCTTTTGCTGTACCAGATCAGCATCCATTCCCGTTTGATCATGGAGTACTCCAGTTTGTAAGGGAAACCGGACTGATTGCTGCGCGCTTCTCCATGCTTCGTGCGGTAGCTTAGGCGAAAGCCCTGATCCTGCATGATCATTCTGCGCAAGGTTCGAAGATGCGGATGGTAAACGCTTCGTTCCTGTCCCTTGGCTTTCTCCAGAATGATCCCTTTCATCTCGGCACCGCTATGCTCCATGTGGAGGAGCTCCTTGAGCCGGTCCAAGGTGCCGGGCGTAAAGGCGTTTGCCGCCTCGGGGTGCACCAGCATCATTTTCAGCCATCCCCGTTCCTGAGCGGTAATGGCAATCGAGTCGGTTTCCTCAAGCCTTGTTATGATCTGGTAGTTAAATATCTTCTCGAATGGATTCTGGCTCATAATAAGCGGCAATCTCCTTCCATTCCTTAATGAACTCCTGCCGAAGGGAGCGTGGCTG
Proteins encoded:
- a CDS encoding WYL domain-containing protein, with translation MSQNPFEKIFNYQIITRLEETDSIAITAQERGWLKMMLVHPEAANAFTPGTLDRLKELLHMEHSGAEMKGIILEKAKGQERSVYHPHLRTLRRMIMQDQGFRLSYRTKHGEARSNQSGFPYKLEYSMIKREWMLIWYSKSRRGLMYTKLDHILYIQGTSLPSFRIDRIKERLQKLMEKQKKQAIIEIHRRYNGELSRILYAFSCFDKTVHYDEASDTYRIQVCYLEDECEFLLSRIRFLGLRVKVVEGSTLQARMQETAALALARYAQDEG
- the tatC gene encoding twin-arginine translocase subunit TatC: MSEQVKDMALVEHLGELRKRIIIVLVVFVAGLVGGLFVADPIYHYLTAAEEAKNFELHAFSFWDGIGIYMKIAAIFSLVISVPLIFYQLWAFVKPGLRKEEQKAAIRYVPYAFVLFIVGITFGYYIVFPMTLSFTTAITQGMGLQETYGITNYLNFMFNLVLPLALLFELPLVVMFLTRIRILNPLRLRKMRKVAYFALVFIAVVITPPDFISDFLVTIPLLLLYEFSVFLSSVIYRKQLEADMERDSRYVRADEED
- a CDS encoding twin-arginine translocase TatA/TatE family subunit; this translates as MSTIGVPGIILLVILALLLFGPNKLPELGRAVGRTFREFKDGAREIIADDAPAKKKEEAPQQAVAAEPAKIEDKRLPE
- a CDS encoding 5-formyltetrahydrofolate cyclo-ligase — its product is MNPEEDLKRASAKAALRKTMALRRDELSEEERAKRSKQACAFAAEVMDRLHLQSMMIYVPFRSELDSRPLIEWAWKQGIQVIVPRSLTQDRSMELYKLQAWDELVSGAYGISEPDPLRSQKWNHPGPDIVWVPGLAFDRMGGRLGYGSGYYDRLSDRLNQGAQANARRIKKPLWVGIGYEVQVLEQVPMEEHDRVLDGLVTEQGYNVKTRPAAEG
- a CDS encoding ABC-F family ATP-binding cassette domain-containing protein, translating into MLLQANGITKLYGVTPVLDGINLQVLERERIGLVGVNGAGKSTLLKILAGEMSYDGGQIFKAKETTVGYLAQNSGLQSDSSIWNEMLDVFTPLLEMERELRQMEEQIADPKSSEDPKKYQELLDRYAVRSDWFKDQGGYEIETRIRSVLHGMGFGSFSPDTSIATLSGGQKTRLALAKILLQAPDLLMLDEPTNHLDIATLTWLEDYLRGYSGSLLVVSHDRYFLDRLVTTIVEIERRHSKKYTGNYSRYIELKAAEYESQLKQYEKQQDEISRMENFIQRNLVRASTTKRAQSRRKALDKMERLDKPLGDLKKAHFSFEAEYMSGKDVLHVRDLSLAFEQDKPLFRQVSFDLSRGETVALIGPNGVGKSTLLKCLIGTMKPTAGSLQWGTKVKIGYYDQEQSELNPSNTVLEELWGTYPHMEEARIRTVLGNFLFSGEDVLKKISSLSGGEKARVSLAKLMLLEANMLILDEPTNHLDLFAKEVLESALMDYEGTLLFISHDRYFLNKMAERIIELHPDGIQHFLGNYDDYTEKKQEILDMDNEPSEPFARHTLKQEGKAEALPEKQGAVSFEAEKQAKREERNRQRRLASLEEQIHVLESDITQLETEMTLPEIYQDYMALQERQQSLEEKKSQLEQIFAEWESLLEA
- a CDS encoding 2-isopropylmalate synthase; translation: MNESKRTIRIFDTTLRDGEQAPGASLQPEQKMVLAGKLAELGVDVMEPGFPVSSPGEFAAVQAISRQLQQVEICGFARAVKGDIDAAVKATQDAARRRIHLFISSSDIHLRHQLRMSRPEVVARAREMTAYARQFSDVVEFTAMDASRTGIDDLIEMVEAVIEEGATIINLPDTVGYALPNEYGEMFRRVREGARGGKRVAYSAHCHNDLGLAVANSLAAIENGASQIEVTVNGVGERTGNCALEELVMALSTRGDMLRAETGITAEKLYEVSRLVSGAMHFPIAFNKPVVGRNAFQHESGIHQDGLLKDRSTYEIMDPEKLGIPRSMIVLGKHSGRHALKDRLARYGVRLEGAEMESLYDTFKETADRQKVVSDDQLLQMVSRTLGKPAQVYELSEAQVISGTGSSRVAAVTLRQLSEQTEATYSSVADGPVQAVISAISQGISSDIRFGDLELHSLSSGEDAHAEAAVTVEKAGKIFRGTAVHQDIVMAAGLAYVAACNSALMSV
- the moaC gene encoding cyclic pyranopterin monophosphate synthase MoaC — encoded protein: MELSHFNDQGRARMVDVSDKDVTARTAVAKTTVRMHPDTLARIQEGKIGKGDVLAVAQVAAIMAAKNTSNWIPMCHPLPLTGVNVAFSDNAKDELYIETTVKTTGKTGVEMEALTAASAAALTVYDMCKALQKDMIIGPTLLVSKTGGKSGDYIQETT
- a CDS encoding MogA/MoaB family molybdenum cofactor biosynthesis protein: MVWKTAILTASDKGSRGEREDTSAQVIRELVEEELSGEIIEYRIVPDEQDEIIAALIELTDYYQVDLVLTTGGTELAVRDVTPEATKRVIEREVPGIAEAMRATVMQKNRSAMLFRGVCGVRGRTLIVNLPGSPKGVHENLAAVMDQLPEALLMVTGQYREQL